The proteins below come from a single Chrysoperla carnea chromosome 1, inChrCarn1.1, whole genome shotgun sequence genomic window:
- the LOC123302575 gene encoding cysteine desulfurase, mitochondrial: protein MLKNVRQIIFSLQGRSNIYKRYVHTSRFLNNETKNERHKKEFEGRPIYFDAQATTPMDPRVLDAMMPYLTNYYGNPHSRTHAYGWESEEAVEKARKQIASLIGADPREIIFTSGATECNNIAVKGVAKFYASKKKHIVTTQTEHKCVLDSCRALEGEGFKITYLPVGPNGIISMEDLDKATTPDTSLVSVMAVNNEIGVKQPIQEIGKLCKSKKIFFHTDAAQAVGKIPINVEKMNIDLMSISGHKLYGPKGVGALYVRRRPRVRITPIQSGGGQERGIRSGTVPTPLTVGMGTACEIAQEEMAYDHKWMELLSNRLLDKIYSNLTHVIRNGDPKETYPGCINLSFAYVEGESLLMALKDVALSSGSACTSASLEPSYVLRAIGSDEDLAHSSIRFGIGRFTTIDEVDYTVDKCIEHVQRLREISPLWEMVQEGIDLKTIQWSQH, encoded by the exons ATGTTGAAGAACGTGcgtcaaattatttttagtttacaagGAAGGAGTAATATTTACAAACGATATGTACATACATcgcgttttttaaataatg AAACCAAAAATGAAAGACACAAGAAAGAATTTGAAGGTCGACCGATATACTTTGATGCACAGGCTACAACACCTATG GATCCACGTGTTTTGGATGCAATGATGccatatttaacaaattattatggaaatcCACATTCACGGACTCATGCATACGGTTGGGAAAGTGAGGAAGCTGTGGAAAAAGCACGCAAACAAATTGCCAGTTTAATTGGTGCGGATCcaagagaaattatttttaccagcGGAGCTACAGAATGTAACAATATTGCGGTGAAAGGAGTAGCAAAATTTTATGCATCTAAGAAAAAGCATATTGTAACAACCCAAacg gaaCATAAATGCGTCTTAGATTCATGTCGTGCTTTGGAAGGAGAAGGTTTTAAAATCACATATTTACCTGTTGGGCCAAATGGTATTATTTCAATGGAAGATTTAGATAAAGCTACAACGCCCGATACTAGTTTAGTTTCAGTTATGGCTGTGAATAATGAAATTGGTGTAAAACAACCAATTCAAGAAATTGGTAAACTTTGCAAATCAAAAAAG atatttttccACACCGATGCCGCACAAGCAGTGGGAAAAATCCCcattaatgttgaaaaaatgaatattgatCTAATGTCAATATCAGGCCATAAATTGTATGGCCCCAAAGGTGTTGGGGCACTATATGTTCGTCGTCGACCTCGAGTACGAATAACTCCAATTCAATCGGGTGGAGGACAAGAACGTGGTATCCGTTCTGGTACAGTACCAACCCCTCTAACTGTTGGAATGGGAACAGCATGTGAAATTGCCCAAGAAGAAATGGCATACGATCATAAATGGATGGAATTACTATCTAATCGTTTactcgataaaatttattcaaatttaacgCATGTAATACGTAATGGAGATCCAAAGGAAACATATCCTGGTTGTATCAATTTGTCGTTTGCATATGTTGAAGGTGAATCGTTACTGATGGCACTAAAAGATGTTGCGCTGAGTAGTGGGTCTGCTTGCACATCTGCATCACTCGAACCGTCGTATGTGCTCCGTGCAATTGGTAGCGATGAAGATTTAGCACACAGTTCAATACGATTTGGTATTGGACGTTTTACAACAATCGATGAGGTGGATTATACAGTAGATAAATGTATAGAGCACGTACAACGTTTACGTGAGATATCACCTTTATGGGAAATGGTACAGGAGggtattgatttaaaaacaatacaatggTCCCaacattaa